A window of the Enoplosus armatus isolate fEnoArm2 chromosome 5, fEnoArm2.hap1, whole genome shotgun sequence genome harbors these coding sequences:
- the kcnj13 gene encoding inward rectifier potassium channel 13: MTTKSNSGVLGGKASSSPLLSSPPRQRLVTKDGHCALRPPLCPSGSWRGASGRAWLLALQDLWGLLVGLRWRWVLLAFCASFLAHWLLFACLWYLLAHLNGDLAVQDHDSPPQGHVVCVKHITSFTAAFSFSLETQLTIGYGTMFPSGDCPSAIALLAVQMLLGLMLEAFITGAFVAKIARPQKRAGAIQFSPQAVVGQHQGQTCLMLRATNLLQRPLVDVKVSAVLYEEHEGQALHQTSLDFHLDHLGQQPCPFFIFPLTFYHPLDRRSPLYPALCEGMSNHFELVVFLSALQEGTGDSCQKRTSYLRQEIQFDRRFVPALGLDARGRYMVSTQHFDTAHSKEPLNKDCVVQINGDGSDRME; this comes from the exons ATGACAACCAAATCCAATAGTGGTGTTCTGGGTGGTAaggcttcctcctctcctctcttgtcctctccacCCCGTCAGCGGCTGGTCACCAAAGACGGACACTGCGCCCTTCGCCCCCCTCTGTGCCCTTCAGGCTCGTGGCGCGGGGCCTCGGGCAGAGCCTGGCTGCTGGCCCTGCAGGACCTGTGGGGACTGTTGGTGGGTCTTCGCTGGAGATGGGTCCTGCTGGCTTTCTGTGCCTCCTTCCTGGCCCACTGGCTGCTGTTTGCCTGCCTGTGGTACTTGCTGGCCCACCTCAACGGAGACCTGGCAGTGCAGGATCATGATTCCCCCCCACAGGGGCATGTGGTTTGTGTGAAGCACATTACCAGCTTCACTGCTGCCTTTTCCTTCTCCCTGGAGACACAGCTGACTATCGGCTATGGCACCATGTTCCCCAGTGGGGACTGCCCCAGTGCCATAGCGCTGCTGGCTGTGCAGATGCTGCTGGGGCTCATGCTAGAAGCATTCATCACAG GTGCATTTGTAGCCAAGATTGCACGTCCCCAGAAGCGAGCTGGAGCCATCCAGTTCAGCCCCCAGGCAGTGGTGGGCCAGCACCAGGGCCAGACGTGCCTCATGCTCCGAGCCACCAACCTGCTGCAGCGACCTCTGGTGGACGTAAAGGTGAGTGCTGTGCTCTACGAGGAGCACGAAGGCCAGGCCCTGCACCAGACATCTCTGGACTTCCACTTGGATCATCTGGGCCAGCAGCCCTGTCCCTTCTTCATCTTTCCACTCACCTTTTACCACCCCCTGGACCGCCGGAGCCCCCTCTACCCTGCCCTGTGTGAGGGCATGTCCAACCACTTTGAGTTGGTGGTCTTCCTGTCAGCCTTGCAGGAGGGAACTGGCGACTCCTGCCAGAAGAGGACCTCCTACCTGCGCCAAGAAATCCAGTTTGACCGTCGCTTTGTTCCCGCCTTAGGGCTGGATGCTCGGGGGAGATACATGGTGAGCACCCAGCACTTTGACACGGCCCACTCAAAGGAGCCTTTGAACAAGGACTGTGTGGTGCAGATCAACGGTGATGGCAGTGACAGGATGGAGTAA